The Shewanella sp. KX20019 genome window below encodes:
- a CDS encoding ABC transporter ATP-binding protein: protein MIKLQHLSRIFRTEDVETTALNDISLSIGEGEFLAIMGPSGCGKSTLLSILGMLDSPSKGQFYFDGTELSQFSEKQLAQVRKSNIGFVFQSFNLIDDLTVRENVELPLQYQGLPKSERVARVDAMLKRVGIDHRSEHLPQQLSGGQQQRVAVARALVINPKLILADEPTGNLDSKNGEEVMTMLQELNQAGTTIVMVTHSEKDAKYAGRVVRLFDGQIMLDNATEAQREVQYA from the coding sequence ATGATTAAATTACAACACTTATCACGTATCTTTCGTACCGAAGACGTAGAAACAACTGCGCTAAATGATATCTCTTTGAGTATAGGCGAGGGCGAGTTTCTTGCCATCATGGGCCCATCTGGTTGCGGAAAATCAACACTACTATCGATTCTGGGCATGCTTGACTCCCCTTCAAAAGGGCAGTTTTATTTTGATGGTACAGAGCTCAGTCAATTCAGTGAAAAGCAGTTAGCTCAGGTTAGAAAATCAAATATTGGCTTTGTTTTCCAAAGCTTCAATCTGATTGATGATCTCACCGTTAGAGAGAATGTAGAGCTGCCCCTGCAATATCAAGGTCTGCCGAAATCAGAGCGTGTTGCTCGGGTAGATGCGATGTTAAAGCGGGTGGGGATCGATCACCGCTCGGAACATCTGCCGCAGCAGCTGTCGGGCGGGCAGCAACAGCGCGTCGCGGTCGCTAGAGCATTAGTCATTAACCCAAAACTAATCCTCGCGGATGAGCCAACAGGTAACTTAGACTCCAAAAATGGCGAAGAGGTGATGACCATGCTGCAGGAGCTAAACCAAGCTGGTACGACGATAGTGATGGTAACCCACTCTGAGAAAGATGCTAAGTATGCTGGCCGAGTGGTGCGTTTGTTTGATGGGCAAATAATGCTCGACAATGCTACCGAAGCGCAGCGAGAGGTGCAGTATGCTTAA
- a CDS encoding ABC transporter permease produces the protein MLNNYLVTALRAFRRQKQHVLLNLFGLSIGLAAAILVALFVNFERSFDQFQPQHENTYRVSQYFYPIAATAPVSSPLLEKFTGNISDITAVFTLTILNGLTDDQVTIKGEYVKLEDMYSATPNLLDFIDIQVLDGSLQAGLTQPDRLIVTQTEALRLFGRTDVVGDTLQRQEGHWTIAAVIADLPDNSHFAFRSLAQMTPEMLSKLSLSSNNSYNYLRLREGADRALVANKLTEMLNEMAYESQEVVKVTLQPLAQIHLTSHTRFELKEGGSESTVLICIGLSILLIVIVSVNFINMSIAQASQRAKEVGVRKALGASKTQLVSQFLTESILLSTIAAVIACAIVELSLPWFNTLVGRELSLNYASSFSGFIAAITVLVGLVAGLYPALFISSFSAKRVLSGDLQRGKTAIWVRKSLLVLQSALSISLIISSITLYQQLDLLNTLPLGYEKQHKMLISGLDRDELFFVNNSALLSEIKRIPGVNSVSAIDNDLTEVIRSSIRFTWDGSSEEGEVIPFVGAGFDIVETHGFNLIAGRDFSADFAADWFQKHEDGSSSASILITRQLAKLAGFSNPQDAVGQTFGFNQADKGKVVGVIEDLKVGSVKDASLPVIVICGMSYQNEARLVINFEPLQYAAVKAEAETILQRQMNKAISEVELLANNYDEIYQPERQVTQVVMIFSMLAILLTCVGILGLASFSALRRSKEVAIRKVLGDTVFGLVNLLAKEFLLLVLLSAVVAFPVTYWLVDDWLNNFNERVSQSILAYGLAVTLVTVITWLTVASIAYKVASARPSLKLRYE, from the coding sequence ATGCTTAATAACTATTTAGTGACGGCGCTGCGAGCATTTCGCCGTCAAAAGCAGCATGTATTACTTAACTTATTTGGCTTATCGATTGGACTAGCAGCGGCAATTCTAGTGGCTCTGTTTGTCAATTTTGAACGCTCTTTCGATCAGTTTCAGCCACAACATGAAAACACCTATAGGGTTTCTCAGTATTTTTACCCCATTGCCGCTACCGCACCCGTTTCGAGTCCGCTGCTGGAGAAGTTTACAGGCAATATCTCTGACATCACGGCTGTTTTCACCCTGACTATTTTAAACGGGCTTACCGACGACCAGGTCACCATTAAAGGGGAGTATGTAAAGTTAGAAGATATGTATAGTGCTACACCAAACCTGTTGGACTTTATCGATATTCAAGTGTTAGACGGTTCATTACAAGCAGGATTGACTCAGCCAGATAGGTTGATTGTTACTCAAACAGAAGCGCTGCGTTTGTTTGGCCGTACCGATGTGGTTGGTGACACCTTGCAACGCCAAGAAGGCCATTGGACTATTGCGGCGGTCATTGCAGACTTGCCTGATAATAGCCATTTTGCGTTTCGCTCTCTGGCACAAATGACGCCGGAGATGTTGAGCAAGTTGAGCCTCAGCTCAAATAACAGCTATAACTACTTACGATTGCGCGAAGGGGCTGACCGGGCTCTGGTTGCCAATAAGCTTACAGAGATGCTAAATGAGATGGCCTATGAATCTCAAGAGGTGGTAAAGGTTACACTACAGCCTTTGGCGCAAATTCATTTAACATCGCATACTCGTTTTGAGCTTAAAGAGGGCGGTTCAGAGTCCACGGTATTGATCTGTATTGGTTTAAGTATATTACTGATTGTGATCGTCAGCGTTAACTTCATCAATATGAGCATCGCACAAGCGAGTCAAAGAGCAAAAGAGGTCGGTGTTCGCAAGGCTTTAGGGGCTTCAAAAACGCAATTAGTGAGCCAATTCTTAACCGAATCGATTCTGTTATCGACCATCGCCGCTGTGATAGCTTGCGCAATTGTTGAGCTTAGCCTGCCGTGGTTTAATACACTTGTTGGACGCGAGTTAAGCCTGAACTATGCGTCTAGTTTTAGTGGATTTATTGCGGCTATCACCGTTTTAGTCGGTCTAGTTGCTGGGCTTTACCCTGCACTGTTTATCTCCTCTTTTAGCGCAAAAAGGGTATTAAGTGGCGATCTGCAGCGCGGTAAAACGGCTATCTGGGTGCGCAAATCTTTGTTGGTATTGCAATCGGCACTGTCTATTTCATTGATTATCAGTTCAATCACGCTATATCAACAATTGGACTTACTCAATACGCTACCTTTAGGTTATGAAAAACAACATAAGATGTTGATTTCTGGTCTAGATCGAGATGAACTTTTCTTTGTGAATAACTCTGCTCTGCTGAGTGAGATCAAACGGATCCCCGGTGTGAACTCAGTGTCTGCCATCGATAATGATTTAACTGAAGTTATACGCAGTTCGATTCGGTTTACCTGGGATGGTAGCTCTGAAGAGGGTGAAGTGATCCCATTTGTTGGAGCCGGTTTTGATATCGTCGAGACTCACGGTTTTAATCTTATCGCCGGGCGTGACTTCTCTGCAGATTTTGCTGCTGATTGGTTTCAAAAGCACGAGGATGGTTCGAGCAGCGCATCGATTTTGATCACTAGGCAATTAGCTAAATTGGCTGGCTTTAGCAACCCGCAAGATGCTGTCGGACAAACCTTCGGCTTTAACCAAGCCGATAAAGGCAAAGTGGTCGGTGTGATTGAAGATCTAAAAGTCGGCTCAGTAAAAGATGCATCATTACCAGTCATCGTCATCTGCGGCATGTCCTATCAAAATGAGGCTCGGCTGGTGATTAACTTCGAGCCGCTGCAATACGCTGCAGTGAAAGCGGAGGCAGAGACTATTTTGCAAAGGCAGATGAATAAAGCCATTTCAGAGGTAGAGCTGTTAGCAAACAACTATGATGAAATATATCAACCGGAGCGCCAAGTCACTCAGGTGGTGATGATCTTCTCAATGCTTGCAATCCTTCTAACCTGTGTTGGGATCTTAGGTTTAGCCTCGTTTAGCGCATTAAGGCGCAGTAAAGAGGTGGCCATTCGTAAAGTGCTGGGTGATACGGTATTTGGTTTAGTGAACTTACTGGCGAAAGAGTTTTTACTGTTGGTGTTATTAAGTGCTGTGGTTGCCTTTCCTGTGACGTATTGGCTTGTGGATGATTGGCTAAATAACTTCAATGAACGGGTATCGCAATCGATACTGGCTTATGGACTAGCGGTGACTTTGGTCACTGTGATTACTTGGCTGACGGTGGCAAGCATAGCCTATAAAGTTGCTAGTGCAAGGCCATCGCTGAAGCTACGCTATGAGTAA
- a CDS encoding AbgT family transporter, which yields MSTDKGESLPLPNNPSSNPNDKPSGWFVNFLNVVERLGNLLPHPITLFALFCAAVVVISGIAGYFELTVIDPRPEGASGRSADGLIHVVSLMNAEGLRMIVSNLVTNFTGFTPLGTVLVALLGVGIAERSGLLSAAMRLLVMGTSKRLVTLTIVFAGIVSNTAAELGYVVLIPMAAMIFHSLGRHPLAGLAAAFAGVSGGYSANLLLGTVDPLLSGITEAAAQMIDPEYLVGPEVNWYFMFVSTFLITFLGALVTEKIVEPKLGKYDPSEAATDLSEQKMDGVTDLEKKGLKVAGIAVLAMSVLLALTVVPEGAPLRNPDTGLVAGSPFLKGIVAFIFVCFAIPGLVYGKVVGSMKRDVDVINAMSHSMSSMGMYIVLVFFASQFVAFFKWTNLGAVLAVSGADALNAIGLTGPLVFVLFIMMCGFINLMLGSASAQWAVTAPIFVPMLMLVGYAPETIQAAYRIGDSVTNLITPMMSYFGLILAVASQYKKNLGIGTLVATMLPYSIVFFIGWTCFFFLWVFVLGLPVGPGAETYYTP from the coding sequence ATGAGTACCGATAAAGGAGAGAGCTTGCCTCTACCTAACAATCCATCCTCTAACCCAAATGATAAGCCCAGTGGTTGGTTTGTAAACTTCCTCAATGTTGTTGAACGCTTAGGTAATTTACTGCCCCATCCCATTACGCTGTTTGCTCTATTTTGTGCTGCAGTAGTAGTGATTAGTGGCATTGCAGGCTACTTTGAACTCACCGTTATCGATCCACGACCAGAAGGAGCGTCAGGACGCAGCGCCGATGGTCTTATTCACGTTGTAAGCCTAATGAACGCCGAAGGCCTACGGATGATAGTGTCTAATCTTGTCACCAACTTCACCGGCTTCACTCCGCTGGGCACCGTTTTGGTTGCGCTTTTAGGTGTAGGTATTGCAGAGCGTTCAGGTTTGCTTTCAGCCGCAATGCGCCTACTAGTGATGGGCACTTCAAAACGCCTTGTCACTCTTACCATAGTATTTGCAGGTATTGTATCTAACACCGCAGCCGAGCTTGGCTATGTGGTACTCATTCCAATGGCAGCGATGATCTTCCACTCGCTCGGTCGCCATCCATTAGCCGGCCTAGCCGCTGCATTTGCTGGTGTCTCGGGCGGTTATAGTGCCAACCTCTTACTCGGTACTGTTGATCCTCTTTTATCCGGGATCACTGAAGCTGCAGCGCAGATGATCGACCCTGAATACCTTGTTGGCCCAGAGGTGAACTGGTATTTCATGTTTGTTTCAACCTTCTTAATCACCTTCTTAGGCGCGCTTGTTACCGAGAAAATTGTTGAACCCAAGCTGGGGAAATACGACCCTAGTGAAGCGGCAACGGATCTTAGCGAACAGAAGATGGACGGGGTGACTGACTTAGAGAAAAAAGGCCTTAAAGTTGCTGGTATTGCGGTCCTGGCGATGTCGGTGTTACTCGCGCTTACCGTCGTACCTGAAGGTGCACCATTAAGGAACCCTGATACCGGTCTTGTGGCAGGATCTCCATTTCTGAAAGGGATTGTTGCCTTTATCTTTGTCTGTTTCGCCATACCTGGACTAGTTTACGGCAAAGTGGTTGGCAGCATGAAACGCGATGTAGATGTGATTAATGCTATGTCTCACAGCATGAGTAGCATGGGCATGTACATCGTACTGGTGTTTTTCGCCTCGCAGTTTGTCGCCTTTTTTAAGTGGACCAATTTAGGTGCCGTACTGGCTGTATCGGGTGCAGACGCATTAAATGCGATAGGTTTGACCGGACCATTAGTCTTCGTACTGTTCATTATGATGTGTGGCTTTATTAATTTGATGCTTGGCAGTGCATCAGCTCAGTGGGCCGTGACAGCGCCTATTTTTGTCCCGATGTTGATGCTGGTCGGTTATGCACCAGAAACTATTCAAGCAGCCTATCGAATTGGCGATTCAGTCACCAATTTAATCACTCCAATGATGAGCTATTTTGGCCTCATTCTGGCCGTTGCATCGCAATATAAGAAGAATCTTGGCATAGGCACATTGGTTGCGACCATGCTGCCATATTCCATTGTGTTCTTTATCGGTTGGACCTGCTTCTTCTTCCTATGGGTATTTGTTTTAGGTCTGCCTGTCGGACCCGGGGCTGAAACTTATTACACCCCTTAA
- a CDS encoding LemA family protein — MEGILLGLGLVVIIAYLWYVSLIKKRNAGREALSGIDVQLKKRSNLVPNILKIAQKYMDHEKSLLTEITALRTQAVERYSDTDPDAVKAHLEVSELLNQKMSQLMVNVENYPELRSDNTMLQAMQTYNEVEAQLSAARRFYNSAVSELNTAVEIFPGSIIASMASVKVMPFYEANEASKAPIDAADFLK; from the coding sequence ATGGAAGGTATTTTGTTGGGCTTAGGGTTGGTAGTGATTATCGCCTACCTCTGGTATGTCAGCTTAATCAAAAAACGCAATGCAGGCCGAGAAGCATTATCTGGCATTGATGTGCAGTTAAAGAAGCGCTCGAATTTAGTGCCAAATATTTTAAAGATTGCGCAGAAGTACATGGACCATGAAAAATCACTTCTGACTGAGATCACTGCACTCAGAACTCAAGCCGTTGAGAGATATAGTGATACCGATCCTGATGCGGTTAAAGCGCATTTAGAGGTCTCTGAACTGCTCAATCAAAAAATGTCACAATTGATGGTTAACGTCGAAAACTATCCTGAGCTTCGCTCTGACAATACCATGCTGCAAGCAATGCAAACCTACAACGAAGTCGAAGCTCAGCTTTCAGCTGCGCGTCGTTTTTATAATAGTGCCGTTTCTGAGCTCAATACTGCGGTAGAGATCTTTCCTGGTTCAATCATCGCATCAATGGCGAGTGTTAAAGTGATGCCTTTTTATGAAGCGAACGAAGCATCAAAAGCCCCTATAGATGCGGCTGATTTTTTAAAGTAA
- a CDS encoding DUF3137 domain-containing protein, giving the protein MNIIGFIFGAPIKALRGGDRLSASANEQDAFKAHYQQHIEPLTSKFENARISSLKACRGRLYLSAAIYVALVVLAFLFEPMLTQGSTPELFYLILAGLLLPFLWWINRPIKHYKQDVKQRVYPQIFKYFGSDFVFSRDRKMSLKGLKSSKILPHYDSANFDDYVEGTYKGVEIALNELHLTKQVQRDKTTDTVTVFKGLMIELSSHKAFKGHTVVVKNRGGLINFLSGSFKGLERVKLEDPIFEKQFDVFSTDQIEARYLLTVTFMERLQALSSSFDNKIQCAFYRDKLLIMLESKDNRFEMASIFKGATFEYEFSQINKEMKQLFAIIEVLKLDKSIGL; this is encoded by the coding sequence ATGAATATTATTGGTTTTATTTTTGGTGCGCCGATTAAGGCATTACGTGGTGGTGATAGACTTTCAGCATCAGCAAATGAGCAAGATGCTTTTAAAGCTCACTACCAACAGCACATTGAACCGCTAACCAGTAAGTTTGAAAATGCCAGAATTTCAAGTCTTAAAGCCTGCCGTGGCAGGCTCTATTTAAGCGCTGCAATTTATGTCGCTCTGGTTGTTCTGGCCTTTCTGTTTGAACCCATGCTCACTCAAGGCTCAACACCCGAGCTTTTTTACTTGATATTGGCTGGTCTGTTATTACCGTTTTTATGGTGGATAAATCGGCCGATTAAACACTATAAGCAAGATGTAAAACAGCGGGTTTATCCACAAATATTCAAATATTTCGGTAGTGATTTTGTCTTTAGTCGCGATCGTAAAATGAGCCTTAAAGGGCTTAAGTCTTCAAAAATTTTGCCCCATTATGACAGCGCTAATTTCGATGATTATGTTGAAGGTACCTACAAGGGTGTTGAAATTGCACTGAATGAATTACATCTAACTAAGCAAGTTCAGCGGGATAAAACCACCGACACAGTGACTGTGTTTAAAGGCTTGATGATAGAGCTCAGTAGTCATAAAGCATTTAAAGGTCATACCGTGGTGGTTAAAAACCGTGGCGGGCTCATCAACTTCTTATCAGGGAGTTTTAAAGGCTTAGAGCGGGTAAAGCTCGAAGATCCTATTTTTGAAAAGCAGTTTGATGTGTTCTCAACCGATCAAATAGAGGCAAGGTATCTGTTAACCGTCACCTTTATGGAGCGCCTACAAGCCCTATCATCAAGCTTTGATAACAAGATCCAGTGTGCATTTTATCGCGATAAACTACTGATCATGTTGGAAAGCAAAGATAATCGTTTTGAGATGGCATCGATATTTAAAGGGGCTACTTTTGAATATGAGTTTAGCCAGATTAATAAAGAGATGAAGCAACTCTTTGCCATTATCGAGGTGCTTAAACTCGATAAGTCGATAGGTTTATGA
- a CDS encoding lytic transglycosylase domain-containing protein, with protein sequence MAKPSDKSVLGSKKVSTRSLPVARAPEQVYHYKNADGVVVFSDRPPETGHYQVRIYDCYACKPSSNINWQSIPLYTQQYKEEIRLAAKNYSVEAALIRAVIHAESAFKPAALSKAGAQGLMQLMPATAKELGVTDAFKPSQNIAAGSRYLAQLLQRFDGDITLACAAYNAGASRVEQYHGVPPFPETKAYVERVNILLQRYRKA encoded by the coding sequence GTGGCGAAACCGTCTGACAAGAGTGTGTTGGGCAGTAAGAAAGTGTCAACTCGTTCTTTGCCAGTTGCCCGTGCTCCTGAGCAGGTTTATCACTACAAAAATGCAGATGGAGTGGTGGTTTTTTCCGATCGGCCGCCAGAGACAGGGCATTATCAAGTGCGTATTTATGACTGTTATGCTTGCAAACCCAGCTCCAATATCAATTGGCAGTCAATTCCGCTATATACCCAACAGTATAAAGAAGAGATTCGATTAGCAGCAAAAAACTACAGTGTAGAAGCTGCGCTTATCCGCGCTGTCATTCATGCTGAATCAGCATTTAAGCCTGCGGCTCTTTCAAAGGCTGGGGCGCAAGGTTTAATGCAGTTAATGCCTGCGACGGCCAAAGAACTTGGAGTCACTGATGCCTTTAAACCGAGTCAAAATATTGCGGCGGGCAGCCGCTATTTAGCACAATTATTACAGCGCTTTGATGGTGATATTACCTTAGCGTGCGCCGCGTATAATGCGGGTGCGTCGAGGGTCGAGCAGTATCATGGTGTTCCCCCATTTCCAGAGACAAAAGCCTATGTCGAGCGGGTCAATATTCTGCTGCAACGCTACCGCAAAGCCTAA
- a CDS encoding MATE family efflux transporter — translation MSAFTPTSAQNQTIQQTFWRYTLPAVAAMLVNGLYQIVDGIFIGHYIGFEGLAAINMAWPVIYFMVGFGIMVGMGSGSLLSILRGRGDTTAAATILTTSMILMLVLAAASTLILLASSTYLLQAQGGVDTTLQMGQDYIAVFTWGGIATVLAAALPFLIRNDENPNLATILMTMGAVINIVLDYLFIGVWELGLRGAAIATITAQVIICMIGLGYFLSRYSNIKWPAKFSLFNVSFSRQIILLGSSSLFMYLYTSFVFALHNRLFMEYGSPLIVGAFAIVGYLMVLYYFVAEGVAEGLQPPVSYYYGAEQHENINKMLMLSLKVTFIAGISWTLLLNVFPEFMVGLFNSNDSALVATAAEGIRMHLFAMPLDGFIALASVYFMATNQGKKALIIACSNMLVQLPFLFILPKLIGVDGVWLAMPLSNIALCTVVIPLVYFDIKKRRQLGNSDINTLDAVTI, via the coding sequence ATGTCAGCATTCACACCAACATCAGCTCAAAACCAAACCATCCAGCAAACGTTCTGGCGCTATACCTTGCCCGCCGTTGCGGCCATGTTAGTCAATGGCTTGTATCAGATTGTCGATGGCATCTTTATCGGTCACTACATTGGGTTTGAAGGGCTAGCGGCGATTAACATGGCTTGGCCTGTTATCTATTTTATGGTGGGCTTTGGCATCATGGTGGGGATGGGAAGCGGTAGCTTACTATCGATTTTACGCGGCAGAGGCGATACCACCGCAGCTGCAACAATATTAACCACCAGCATGATACTTATGCTGGTATTAGCGGCCGCATCAACCCTCATCCTATTGGCCAGCAGTACCTATTTATTGCAAGCTCAGGGCGGCGTCGATACTACGTTACAGATGGGGCAAGATTACATTGCGGTATTTACCTGGGGTGGTATTGCTACCGTACTAGCAGCGGCACTACCATTTCTAATCCGCAATGACGAAAATCCTAATTTGGCCACCATATTGATGACAATGGGAGCGGTGATTAATATTGTATTAGATTACCTGTTTATCGGCGTTTGGGAGTTGGGGTTAAGGGGCGCTGCTATTGCCACCATCACCGCCCAAGTGATCATTTGTATGATCGGTTTAGGCTATTTCTTATCGCGTTATAGCAACATAAAGTGGCCAGCTAAATTTAGCCTATTTAATGTAAGCTTTAGCCGACAGATCATTTTACTCGGTTCATCAAGCCTGTTTATGTACCTCTACACTAGCTTTGTGTTTGCGCTGCATAACCGACTTTTTATGGAGTATGGTTCACCATTAATCGTTGGCGCCTTTGCTATTGTTGGTTATCTAATGGTGTTGTATTACTTTGTCGCCGAAGGTGTTGCAGAGGGTCTGCAACCTCCCGTTAGCTACTATTATGGCGCCGAGCAGCATGAAAATATCAATAAGATGTTAATGCTATCGCTTAAGGTGACTTTTATCGCCGGGATCAGCTGGACCTTGCTGCTGAATGTGTTCCCCGAGTTTATGGTGGGACTGTTTAATAGCAATGACTCTGCATTGGTCGCAACAGCGGCAGAGGGGATCCGCATGCACCTATTTGCGATGCCTCTCGATGGCTTTATTGCGTTGGCATCGGTGTATTTTATGGCAACTAACCAGGGTAAAAAAGCGCTTATTATCGCCTGTAGCAATATGCTGGTTCAGCTACCTTTCCTGTTTATTTTACCGAAACTTATCGGTGTCGACGGTGTATGGTTAGCGATGCCGCTGTCCAATATTGCGCTATGTACTGTGGTCATTCCGTTGGTGTATTTTGATATTAAAAAGCGTCGCCAACTGGGTAACAGTGATATCAACACGCTTGATGCTGTGACGATTTAG
- a CDS encoding LysR family transcriptional regulator, with protein MNWTLDELNAFVNSVKLGSFSAAGRRMGKAQSRVSTAISNLEADLGFELFDRSAKLPILTPLGEEMFIEAQTVLAQCQRLNARAMTATLGEEVALTVAMDEAVPVNAFETFFQRVSTNFPLLKLTIINGSQEDIALWVDEGRADIGIMFHTVSLPDALEFMSVGQFKHSLVVSAKHPLAKVPTPTLEQLMQYRQLAICDRTGQSQSQPLSANHWYIDSYYYMVALALQGVGWALVPEHVANTEWYSNELLELSTEYIPNPLLVEIGVVNRRDKEIGPVMRWFFAELDTVLDDH; from the coding sequence GTGAATTGGACATTAGATGAGCTAAATGCATTTGTAAATTCGGTTAAGTTAGGCTCATTCTCTGCGGCAGGTCGGCGCATGGGCAAGGCGCAATCACGGGTGAGTACAGCTATCAGTAATCTAGAAGCAGACCTTGGTTTTGAACTATTTGATCGCAGCGCTAAATTGCCGATCTTAACGCCATTGGGTGAAGAGATGTTTATCGAAGCGCAAACAGTACTAGCCCAATGCCAACGATTAAATGCTCGTGCAATGACGGCAACATTAGGCGAAGAAGTTGCGCTCACTGTGGCGATGGATGAAGCCGTGCCTGTAAATGCCTTTGAAACTTTTTTTCAGCGAGTATCGACTAATTTTCCGTTGCTTAAACTGACGATTATCAATGGTTCACAAGAAGATATAGCGTTGTGGGTGGATGAGGGGCGCGCTGACATTGGCATAATGTTTCATACAGTATCACTGCCAGACGCACTCGAGTTTATGTCAGTGGGTCAATTCAAACATAGCTTGGTGGTATCGGCTAAACACCCTTTAGCGAAAGTACCTACACCGACACTAGAGCAATTGATGCAATATCGGCAACTGGCGATTTGTGACCGAACTGGTCAGTCGCAAAGCCAGCCATTATCGGCAAACCATTGGTATATCGACAGCTATTACTACATGGTTGCTTTAGCACTGCAAGGTGTAGGTTGGGCACTCGTGCCTGAGCATGTGGCTAATACGGAGTGGTATTCAAATGAGTTGCTAGAGCTCTCAACCGAATATATTCCCAATCCGTTATTAGTTGAAATTGGCGTGGTGAATCGACGTGACAAAGAGATCGGTCCGGTGATGCGCTGGTTTTTTGCTGAGCTTGATACAGTATTAGATGATCACTAG
- a CDS encoding M28 family peptidase, translating into MAANATASGSNVAPSEEDMRLYDIASAPSAARLHADVEKLVSFGTRHTLSDTQSDTQGIGAARRWIKAEFEQISKACGGCLEIITLADTVTGKRIPNPTEVVNVIAIQRGSSDPKRVVMMSGDIDSRVTDVMNATSLSPGANDNASGVAGAIEAARVLSQYQFNGTIVYAALSGEEQGLYGGATLAQYAKDEGWRVQAVLNNDMIGNIEGINGVIDNHSVRVFSEGVRIAETIDEAKQRYFSGGENDSASRNLARKIKTLADQYMTNLDVMLVYRLDRFGRGGHHLPFNKAGLPAVRIMETNENYNRQHQDIRVENGIAYGDVIEGVDFNFNAKLTALNAISLASMAWAPAPPTEVTIKGQVSASTTLNWDATKQKDVVGYRVYWRLTTESEWTHSRYVGNVSKFILENLVIDNYVFGVASVGDNGNVSPVVFPGAAGAF; encoded by the coding sequence ATGGCAGCAAACGCTACGGCCAGTGGATCTAACGTGGCGCCTTCTGAAGAGGATATGCGCCTGTATGATATAGCCTCAGCACCAAGCGCTGCGCGTTTACATGCAGACGTTGAGAAGCTGGTCAGTTTTGGTACTCGACATACTCTTTCAGATACGCAGTCAGATACTCAAGGCATAGGTGCGGCTAGACGCTGGATAAAGGCTGAATTTGAGCAGATATCTAAAGCCTGCGGTGGTTGCTTAGAGATAATCACTCTGGCTGATACCGTGACGGGAAAACGTATTCCTAACCCTACCGAAGTGGTTAATGTGATTGCTATTCAGCGTGGTAGTAGCGATCCCAAACGTGTCGTGATGATGAGTGGCGATATAGATTCACGAGTGACCGATGTGATGAATGCAACGTCACTCTCTCCGGGGGCTAACGACAATGCCTCTGGGGTGGCGGGAGCGATAGAAGCGGCGCGGGTGTTATCTCAATATCAATTTAATGGCACCATTGTTTACGCAGCGCTATCGGGTGAGGAGCAGGGGTTATACGGCGGCGCAACACTGGCGCAATACGCTAAAGATGAAGGTTGGCGAGTTCAAGCCGTACTGAACAATGACATGATAGGTAACATAGAAGGCATTAACGGCGTTATCGACAACCACTCAGTGCGAGTTTTTTCCGAAGGCGTACGCATTGCCGAAACCATCGATGAAGCCAAGCAGCGTTACTTTAGTGGCGGCGAAAATGATTCGGCATCGCGTAATCTAGCGCGAAAAATTAAAACCTTAGCAGACCAATACATGACTAACTTAGATGTCATGTTGGTGTATCGTCTAGATCGCTTCGGTCGTGGTGGTCACCACCTGCCGTTTAATAAAGCGGGTTTGCCTGCTGTGCGAATTATGGAAACCAACGAGAACTACAACCGTCAACATCAAGATATCCGGGTTGAAAATGGTATCGCTTATGGTGATGTAATAGAAGGCGTAGATTTTAATTTCAATGCAAAGCTAACCGCACTAAATGCCATTAGCTTAGCGTCTATGGCGTGGGCCCCTGCACCGCCAACAGAGGTGACAATTAAGGGGCAAGTATCTGCAAGTACCACGTTAAATTGGGATGCGACTAAACAAAAGGATGTTGTGGGCTACCGAGTCTATTGGCGTTTAACCACAGAGTCGGAATGGACTCATAGCCGTTACGTGGGCAACGTCAGCAAGTTTATATTAGAAAATCTCGTGATCGATAACTATGTTTTTGGCGTTGCCAGCGTAGGTGATAATGGTAATGTTAGCCCGGTAGTGTTTCCCGGTGCAGCGGGAGCGTTTTAA